A genomic window from Lycium barbarum isolate Lr01 chromosome 4, ASM1917538v2, whole genome shotgun sequence includes:
- the LOC132635084 gene encoding scarecrow-like protein 6 isoform X2 — protein MIVIPQNNSLPPKGVLGVSNFVPSISSTSPPEAQICKKDANFTRNEPVSVLDTRSPSPSASSSSCSYGAQNGGNIAVPGTGKKEELVAELQPLTVGVETEKSGLGFGDLDNLLPEFAGSDQSFLRWISGDVEDPSVSLKQLLQGGNGDLGCGFEQQVNLLPPQQFQPKPLIVPKLEAAGGGGNGNLMVPRHQLQEQQFIYDQIFQASELLLAGHFSNAQMILARLNQQLSPVGKPSRRAAFYIKEALQLPFLLPCASTFLPPRNPTPFDCVLKMDAYKAFSEISPLIQFMNFTSNQAILEALGDAEQIHIIDFDIGFGAQWSSFMQELPNSSRKASLKITAFASPSTHHSIEIGIMHESLTQFANDAGIRFELEVINLDSFDPKSYPLSSLRSSECEAIAINFPIWSISSCPFAFPSLLHFMKQLSPKVVVSLERGCERTELPLKHHLLHALQYYEILLASIDAANLAPDIGKKIERSLLQPSIENMILGRLRSPDRMSPWRNLFASAGFSPVACSNMTEIQAECVVKRTQVGGFHVEKRQTSLVLCWKQQELLSAVTWRC, from the exons ATGATTGTAATACCTCAAAATAACAGCTTACCACCAAAAGGGGTTCTTGGTGTTTCTAATTTTGTGCCTTCAATTTCTTCAACTTCTCCACCAGAAGCACAAATTTGCAAGAAAGATGCAAACTTTACAAGAAATGAACCGGTTTCTGTGTTGGATACAAGAAGTCCTAGTCCTTCAGCTTCATCTTCCTCGTGTTCTTATGGTGCCCAAAATGGTGGAAATATTGCAGTTCCAGGCACTGGAAAGAAAGAAGAGTTAGTGGCTGAGCTGCAGCCATTAACTGTGGGTGTGGAGACAGAAAAATCTGGTCTTGGATTTGGTGATTTGGATAATTTGTTGCCTGAATTTGCAGGCTCAGACCAAAGCTTTCTCAGGTGGATTTCAGGTGATGTGGAGGACCCATCAGTCAGCTTGAAACAATTACTTCAAGGAGGAAATGGTGATTTGGGCTGTGGATTTGAG CAACAAGTGAATTTGCTGCCTCCTCAGCAGTTTCAGCCAAAGCCGTTAATTGTACCTAAGCTTGAGGCAGCTGGTGGTGGTGGTAATGGTAATTTGATGGTGCCCCGTCATCAACTGCAGGAACAACAGTTTATTTATGACCAGATTTTTCAGGCCTCTGAACTATTGCTGGCCGGACATTTCTCAAACGCGCAAATGATATTGGCGCGGCTCAATCAACAGCTTTCTCCTGTCGGGAAACCCTCTAGGAGGGCTGCTTTTTATATCAAGGAGGCTCTGCAGTTGCCTTTCCTTTTGCCTTGCGCATCCACCTTTTTGCCTCCAAGAAATCCCACACCGTTTGATTGTGTGCTTAAGATGGATGCTTATAAGGCTTTCTCTGAAATATCTCCACTTATCCAGTTCATGAATTTCACCTCCAATCAGGCTATCCTTGAAGCTCTTGGGGATGCAGAGCAAATTCACATAATAGATTTCGACATTGGTTTTGGTGCTCAATGGTCCTCATTTATGCAAGAACTTCCAAATAGCAGTAGAAAGGCTTCCCTAAAGATTACGGCCTTTGCATCTCCTTCAACCCACCACTCTATCGAAATTGGCATCATGCATGAAAGTCTAACACAGTTTGCTAATGATGCGGGGATAAGATTTGAGCTTGAAGTTATTAACTTGGATTCTTTTGACCCTAAGTCTTATCCCTTATCCTCCTTGAGGTCATCTGAGTGTGAGGCAATTGCTATTAATTTCCCAATCTGGTCTATTTCAAGCTGTCCATTTGCATTTCCTTCACTTCTTCACTTTATGAAGCAGCTCTCTCCAAAAGTTGTTGTATCACTCGAACGCGGATGTGAACGTACTGAACTCCCCTTAAAGCATCACCTCCTCCATGCCCTCCAGTACTATGAGATACTCTTAGCCAGTATTGATGCTGCTAATTTAGCTCCAGACATTGGGAAAAAGATTGAGAGGTCTCTCCTCCAGCCTAGCATTGAGAACATGATCTTGGGGCGCCTGCGATCCCCTGATCGGATGTCTCCATGGAGAAACCTATTTGCTTCTGCAGGATTTTCACCTGTTGCATGTAGTAATATGACTGAAATCCAGGCTGAATGTGTTGTTAAGAGAACTCAGGTAGGAGGGTTTCACGTTGAGAAGCGACAGACGTCGCTTGTGCTATGCTGGAAACAACAGGAGCTCTTGTCAGCTGTGACTTGGAGGTGCTGA
- the LOC132635084 gene encoding scarecrow-like protein 22 isoform X1, which translates to MIVIPQNNSLPPKGVLGVSNFVPSISSTSPPEAQICKKDANFTRNEPVSVLDTRSPSPSASSSSCSYGAQNGGNIAVPGTGKKEELVAELQPLTVGVETEKSGLGFGDLDNLLPEFAGSDQSFLRWISGDVEDPSVSLKQLLQGGNGDLGCGFEVSATGSLAHSDNVSFSGSNVSMNANIEKLGCVIDSNNRKNDNFDNLNVNLLAKSFQVQKLEQKPQPFSPLVMSNQTQFKNTACVNMSGSVSYDINPEQPPPKRHNSGNSLGALGPNLGALLPKVPFFDASCDLLLTKQQLGQMQQQVNLLPPQQFQPKPLIVPKLEAAGGGGNGNLMVPRHQLQEQQFIYDQIFQASELLLAGHFSNAQMILARLNQQLSPVGKPSRRAAFYIKEALQLPFLLPCASTFLPPRNPTPFDCVLKMDAYKAFSEISPLIQFMNFTSNQAILEALGDAEQIHIIDFDIGFGAQWSSFMQELPNSSRKASLKITAFASPSTHHSIEIGIMHESLTQFANDAGIRFELEVINLDSFDPKSYPLSSLRSSECEAIAINFPIWSISSCPFAFPSLLHFMKQLSPKVVVSLERGCERTELPLKHHLLHALQYYEILLASIDAANLAPDIGKKIERSLLQPSIENMILGRLRSPDRMSPWRNLFASAGFSPVACSNMTEIQAECVVKRTQVGGFHVEKRQTSLVLCWKQQELLSAVTWRC; encoded by the coding sequence ATGATTGTAATACCTCAAAATAACAGCTTACCACCAAAAGGGGTTCTTGGTGTTTCTAATTTTGTGCCTTCAATTTCTTCAACTTCTCCACCAGAAGCACAAATTTGCAAGAAAGATGCAAACTTTACAAGAAATGAACCGGTTTCTGTGTTGGATACAAGAAGTCCTAGTCCTTCAGCTTCATCTTCCTCGTGTTCTTATGGTGCCCAAAATGGTGGAAATATTGCAGTTCCAGGCACTGGAAAGAAAGAAGAGTTAGTGGCTGAGCTGCAGCCATTAACTGTGGGTGTGGAGACAGAAAAATCTGGTCTTGGATTTGGTGATTTGGATAATTTGTTGCCTGAATTTGCAGGCTCAGACCAAAGCTTTCTCAGGTGGATTTCAGGTGATGTGGAGGACCCATCAGTCAGCTTGAAACAATTACTTCAAGGAGGAAATGGTGATTTGGGCTGTGGATTTGAGGTATCAGCCACTGGTTCTTTAGCTCATTCAGATAATGTTTCTTTTTCTGGTTCAAATGTCTCTATGAATGCCAATATTGAGAAACTTGGTTGTGTTATAGACTCAAATAACAGAAAAAATGATAACTTTGATAATCTGAATGTCAATCTTTTGGCTAAGAGCTTTCAAGTGCAAAAATTAGAACAAAAGCCTCAACCTTTTAGTCCACTAGTAATGTCAAACCAAACCCAATTCAAGAATACTGCTTGTGTTAACATGTCTGGCTCGGTATCATATGACATCAATCCTGAACAGCCTCCGCCCAAACGCCACAATTCGGGCAACAGTTTGGGTGCCCTTGGTCCAAATTTAGGCGCTTTATTGCCTAAAGTTCCGTTTTTTGATGCAAGTTGTGACTTGTTGCTGACGAAACAACAATTGGGACAAATGCAGCAACAAGTGAATTTGCTGCCTCCTCAGCAGTTTCAGCCAAAGCCGTTAATTGTACCTAAGCTTGAGGCAGCTGGTGGTGGTGGTAATGGTAATTTGATGGTGCCCCGTCATCAACTGCAGGAACAACAGTTTATTTATGACCAGATTTTTCAGGCCTCTGAACTATTGCTGGCCGGACATTTCTCAAACGCGCAAATGATATTGGCGCGGCTCAATCAACAGCTTTCTCCTGTCGGGAAACCCTCTAGGAGGGCTGCTTTTTATATCAAGGAGGCTCTGCAGTTGCCTTTCCTTTTGCCTTGCGCATCCACCTTTTTGCCTCCAAGAAATCCCACACCGTTTGATTGTGTGCTTAAGATGGATGCTTATAAGGCTTTCTCTGAAATATCTCCACTTATCCAGTTCATGAATTTCACCTCCAATCAGGCTATCCTTGAAGCTCTTGGGGATGCAGAGCAAATTCACATAATAGATTTCGACATTGGTTTTGGTGCTCAATGGTCCTCATTTATGCAAGAACTTCCAAATAGCAGTAGAAAGGCTTCCCTAAAGATTACGGCCTTTGCATCTCCTTCAACCCACCACTCTATCGAAATTGGCATCATGCATGAAAGTCTAACACAGTTTGCTAATGATGCGGGGATAAGATTTGAGCTTGAAGTTATTAACTTGGATTCTTTTGACCCTAAGTCTTATCCCTTATCCTCCTTGAGGTCATCTGAGTGTGAGGCAATTGCTATTAATTTCCCAATCTGGTCTATTTCAAGCTGTCCATTTGCATTTCCTTCACTTCTTCACTTTATGAAGCAGCTCTCTCCAAAAGTTGTTGTATCACTCGAACGCGGATGTGAACGTACTGAACTCCCCTTAAAGCATCACCTCCTCCATGCCCTCCAGTACTATGAGATACTCTTAGCCAGTATTGATGCTGCTAATTTAGCTCCAGACATTGGGAAAAAGATTGAGAGGTCTCTCCTCCAGCCTAGCATTGAGAACATGATCTTGGGGCGCCTGCGATCCCCTGATCGGATGTCTCCATGGAGAAACCTATTTGCTTCTGCAGGATTTTCACCTGTTGCATGTAGTAATATGACTGAAATCCAGGCTGAATGTGTTGTTAAGAGAACTCAGGTAGGAGGGTTTCACGTTGAGAAGCGACAGACGTCGCTTGTGCTATGCTGGAAACAACAGGAGCTCTTGTCAGCTGTGACTTGGAGGTGCTGA